The nucleotide sequence GCTCATTTGTGAGAAACGTTTGTTCACAAGATCAACCACTGGTTCCATACTTTTCTTGAAAGCCTCTTTCAGACCATCTTTTAGTCTGGCTTGGTTTCTTACTGCAGTTAGAGAAGACAAGTTTTTAACCATCTGTTCATACTTCTCTTCCATTTCATTTCTGTCTAGCGCAACATGCTGCAAGGCCAAATTTAAAATGGACATGCAACGTTCAGCTGGGTTGGTCCAACTATGTGATGGTGCTGTTCGGAGTGCAATTAGCATGTCCAAATCTAAATGCATGAAGATAAGAGTGAGCGACAACTTAACCGTTTCATAAGTGACTCTATGATCCGGTCCTCCATCAGTATAAAGGCACATGATTGGGGTTCTCAAATTTAATCCATCTGCAGAGTAGGCATCATTTAATCTTACGAGTTCAATAACTTCAGCAGCATGTCTAAATGGGCTAGATGGGCTGAATACCTTTTCTTTTGTTGTCACATGCATGCCCCCTGAAAAGAAGCTGTCTTTGGAGTCCCTAGGAATTTCTGTGACAAGAACAACTGAAGGAACAAGACTGCAACGATGAAAATCATGGTCAGTTGAAACTAATACAGGTCCCTCTGAAGGTGTTAGAACCTTGTTATGCCCTCTTACTCCAGTCGATATAGTGATTCCTGGTCTCCCACTGGAACTATTGCCTTGTCGTCCATGCATAAGAACATAGCACTGTCTCTAAACATCACACACAATTCTTTCATATACTGAAAGTATTTTGCAGCATAGTGTGAATGAGGATGTGAAACTCTTGCCTGGCGTGTCTGCACatggaataaaacattgaactgACCAGTGTACCTTAGAGCAGTTTTATGAAATGGATTACTGGAACAAAACTGCAGTCGGATCGTTTCATTGCTAGGAATGGGTGTTCCATCAGGCACTCTTTTACAAATGTCATTCTTTAAAGTCTCTATTGAAATTGCCAATGGCAAATACATTTCATCACATTTTCGTCTTTCACTGACCTGTAAAACCTGTTCTTCAAAGAACTTTCCCATTTCTTCAAAAAAGGCATCATAATATGTATCAGAGCCATTAGTTGCTCGTAAATCAATCAATAGCTGAGAGTCATCTGCGCCTATGATCTTCGACACCCTTTCATTAATTTCTTTTTCACTGGCAGAATTGGCACTTTCTTCATGCCCTGTTAGGCTAAAATACATGTGTCTAATTACTGACTTTGGGCATTTCACATAACTTATAAACTTGTCAATAAATTCTTGTCTCATAGCCCTGCTTGAGAACGTCGGAAGATCTTCTGAAATTTGAGAGATAACTTTCATGTTGCGGGATGTTTTGTCTTCTGTTTGACCTACTGGAACACTCCAAATGAAATTTAATGTTCCTATGCTTCCTCCATAAGCAACCCTATACAACATAATCGGTTTGGACAAACGAAGGTTTTTGATGAATTTGCGACGTTCAATACGATTATCGGGACAAAACTTGTCAAGGTGCACATAGGTATAATCTGATGTTTTCACTACTGTCTCGTTTAAATGACTATATTCTTCTTTAACATTGGACGGTGTTACAGGATTTATGCAAACCGAGTTCGAG is from Dreissena polymorpha isolate Duluth1 chromosome 14, UMN_Dpol_1.0, whole genome shotgun sequence and encodes:
- the LOC127857879 gene encoding uncharacterized protein LOC127857879 isoform X2; its protein translation is MHGRQGNSSSGRPGITISTGVRGHNKVLTPSEGPVLVSTDHDFHRCSLVPSVVLVTEIPRDSKDSFFSGGMHVTTKEKVFSPSSPFRHAAEVIELVRLNDAYSADGLNLRTPIMCLYTDGGPDHRVTYETVKLSLTLIFMHLDLDMLIALRTAPSHSWTNPAERCMSILNLALQHVALDRNEMEEKYEQMVKNLSSLTAVRNQARLKDGLKEAFKKSMEPVVDLVNKRFSQMSLKGNPVKTLKGVSDEEITSILDITGVGFGADSPVATADTKSAELKKSKHLQLFGKALTRDKYRPSTRPCGTYDEELQNHDKENREILRNEKLRDAVLCGECSRPRCVFSPNKLDRQQEEFLRNIKACHSYICGDQLEDAPDLYVRRCVTCSSEVETAYFSAKCRHYLPPVCIHCGSPDCLLDDNDAYVADLYIKYSIVRPICVSCRHSGKEAKTWGAKKFVKKQKVK